The following proteins are co-located in the Terriglobales bacterium genome:
- the murQ gene encoding N-acetylmuramic acid 6-phosphate etherase, giving the protein MTENRMATPLQSLTTEQQNLASQALDTKSALEIATIINNEDSKVAAAVSQALPQIARAIDAIADALSRGGRLIYIGTGTSGRIAALDAAECPPTFSTDPKQVQFVIAGGEKALGRAVEANEDSPELGQRDIAKLKPSKKDVVVGIAASGRTPYTIAAVEYAKKKGAKTVGVSCNSDSPLSQAVDIAIAAEVGSEVISGSTRMKAGTAQKMILNMLTTGAMTRLGYVYGNLMVNVSPKNEKLVERAITILSRAADIDRERAREALSRSGRSVPLALIMLKTGASLASAKRKLKASGGHVRRAIDSSGSAKPSDTR; this is encoded by the coding sequence ATGACTGAAAATCGAATGGCCACGCCCCTTCAATCTCTCACAACGGAACAACAAAACCTCGCCTCGCAGGCTCTGGACACGAAGTCGGCGCTTGAGATCGCAACCATCATTAACAATGAAGACTCCAAAGTCGCGGCCGCAGTGAGCCAGGCCCTGCCCCAGATTGCTCGAGCGATTGATGCGATCGCGGATGCCTTGTCTCGTGGTGGACGATTAATCTACATCGGCACCGGAACCAGCGGTCGCATTGCTGCGCTCGATGCCGCTGAGTGTCCACCGACCTTCAGCACCGATCCCAAGCAAGTCCAATTCGTGATTGCCGGCGGAGAGAAAGCCCTCGGGCGAGCGGTAGAAGCAAACGAAGATTCACCCGAGCTAGGTCAGCGCGACATCGCGAAACTCAAGCCCTCTAAGAAGGACGTCGTCGTGGGTATCGCCGCAAGCGGTCGCACACCCTACACCATCGCGGCAGTTGAGTACGCAAAGAAAAAAGGCGCGAAGACCGTGGGCGTTTCGTGCAATTCCGATTCTCCTCTATCGCAAGCTGTCGATATTGCCATTGCGGCCGAAGTTGGGTCAGAGGTGATCTCCGGCTCCACGCGGATGAAGGCAGGGACGGCTCAAAAGATGATCCTGAATATGCTCACGACAGGCGCAATGACGCGGCTCGGCTATGTCTACGGAAATCTGATGGTCAATGTGTCGCCTAAAAACGAAAAGCTTGTGGAGCGCGCAATTACTATCCTCAGCAGGGCAGCCGATATCGACCGCGAGCGCGCAAGAGAGGCTTTGAGCAGATCAGGGAGGAGTGTCCCCCTCGCTCTCATTATGCTGAAGACGGGAGCTAGTCTAGCCAGCGCCAAACGCAAGCTAAAGGCGAGCGGCGGACACGTGCGGAGAGCAATCGACTCCTCCGGAAGTGCTAAGCCTTCCGACACAAGATGA